The Bradyrhizobium sp. CCBAU 051011 DNA segment CCGGCCGCGTCACCAACATCACCGACTACGGCGCGTTCGTCGAATTGGAGCCGGGCATCGAAGGCCTGATCCACGTCTCGGAAATGTCGTGGACCAAGAAGAACATGCACCCCGGCAAGATCGTCTCGACCTCGCAGGAAGTCGAAGTGCAGGTTCTGGAAGTCGATTCGGTCAAGCGCCGCATCTCGCTCGGTCTCAAGCAGACCATGCGCAACCCCTGGGAAGTCTTCGTCGAGAAGTTCCCGGTCGGCTCGACCGTCGAAGGCGAGGTCAAGAACAAGACCGAGTTCGGTCTGTTCCTGGGTCTCGACGGCGACGTCGACGGCATGGTCCATCTGTCCGACCTCGACTGGAAACTTCCGGGCGAGCAGGTCATCGACAACTTCAAGAAGGGCGACATGGTCAAGGCCGTGGTGCTCGACGTCGATGTCGAAAAGGAGCGCATCTCGCTCGGCGTCAAGCAGCTCGAAGGGGACCCCTTCGCAGAACCTGGCGACGTCAAGAAGGGCGCAGTCGTGACTTGCGAAGTGCTCGAAGTGAAGGAAGCCGGCATCGAGGTGAAGATCTCGGGCACCGACTTCACCACCTTCATCAAGCGCTCCGAACTCGCCCGTGACCGCAACGATCAGCGCGCCGAACGGTTTGCCGTCGGCGAGAAGGTCGATGCCCGCGTCATCCAGTTCGACAAGAAGGCCCGCAAGGTGCAGGTCTCGATCAAGGCGCTGGAAGTGGCCGAAGAGAAGGAAGCCATCGCGCAGTACGGCTCCTCCGATTCGGGCGCCACGCTGGGCGACATTCTCGGCACCGCGCTGAAGAACCGCGAGAAGTAAGCGCTCGCTTATCTGTCTGCGACATCAGGCCCCGGTTTCAACCGGGGCCTTTTTGTTTCCCTCTTCCCGTAGCCCGGATGTAGCGTAGCGAAATCCGGGGTCCTTGCCGCGGATGAACTTGCCCCGGATTGCGCTTCGCTCCATCCGGGCTACGACGTGGACGGCAGGGGTCTTGTTTTCTTCATATTGCACCGCAATTGATGTAATCAGGTAAAGCTTCGCTAGCGCTGCAGATGCAAAACGACCGGGATATTTCAGGAGAAATTCGATGTCGCTCGATTCGGACGTGATCGTCGATCGCCGCAGGATCCGCCGGAAGCTGACATTCTGGCGCGTCGTGGCCAGCCTGGTTGCAATCGCCGCGATCGTCACCGTCGGCGTGCTCGCGACCAGGAGCGGTCCGGCTGCGCTGACGGCGTCGGGATCGATCGCGCGTGTCAATATCGAGGGGCTGATCCGCAGCGACCAGCAGCGCGTCGAGGCGCTGGAGCGGCTGGAGAAATCGAGCCACGTGGCCGTTATCGTGCATATCAATTCGCCGGGCGGCACCACGGCCGGCTCCGAACAGCTCTATGATTCCCTGGTGCGGCTGAAGGCCAAGAAGCCGCTGGTCGTGGTGGTCGAAGGGCTGGCCGCGTCGGGCGGTTACATCACGGCGCTCGCCGCCGATCATATCGTTGCTCGCCAGAGCTCGCTGGTCGGTTCGATCGGCGTGCTGTTTCAATTTCCGAATTTCACCGAGCTGATGAAGACCGTGGGCGTCAAGGTCGAGGAAGTGAAATCCTCGCCGTTAAAGGCTGCGCCCAACGGTTTCGAGCCGACCAGCCCGGAGGCCCGCGCCGCGCTCGATGCGCTGGTGAAGGATTCCTATGCCTGGTTCCGTGGCCTGGTGAAGGATCGGCGCGGCATGGATGAGGCGCTGCTCGAAAAGGTCGCCGATGGCCGCGTCTTCACCGGCCGCCAGGCGGTCGAATTGAAGCTGGTCGATCAACTCGGCGACGAAAAATCAGCCGTTGCGTGGCTGGTGGCCGAAAAGAAGATCAAAAGCGACCTGCCGGTGCGCGACTTCAAGCTCACCCCGCAGTTCGGCGACCTGACTTTCCTGCGCGCGGCAGCTTCCATCGCATTCGATGCGCTCGGATTGAGTTCCATCGCGCGCCAGATCGAGCAGGCCGGCGTTGCACAAGCGGTGGATCAGCTCAGTCTCGACGGCATGCTGGCGTTGTGGCGCCCTGCAGCCGCCAATTGAACCGCAGCGGCTGCTCTTCGCCACGTTCTCCCGCACCGCGGGTGTTGTCACAAACCCCTTCCGGGCGGCTGGGCATGCCATATCGCGTTGCCCAAAAGTGATTTAGCGTCTTGACAGTTCAAGGTATTTTCACGGAAATGGATATCCGCACGATCCCGGATCCCAACTTCGATGATCAAATCCGAACTTGTTCAGCGCATCGCCGAGCACAACCCGCACCTCTACCAGCGGGATGTGGAGAACATTGTGAACGCGATCCTCGATGAGATCGTCGCGGCTCTAGCACGCGGCGACCGTGTCGAGCTGCGCGGCTTCGGCGCTTTTTCAGTCAAGCATCGCCCGGCGCGCGCAGGCCGCAATCCACGCACCGGCGCGCATGTGCCGGTCGACCAGAAGAGCGTCCCCTTCTTCAAAACGGGGAAGGAAATGCGCGAGCGGCTGAACCGCGACGACAGCTCGCCCGAGGCCGGCGCGTAAAGCTTTTCCGGGCTTTGACTGGATGTAGCCGTGTTGCGGGGCTCGTACCCGCCTTTCTCCATCATATCGAGAGATGGTCATGCGAAAGTTCTTCACGGCGCTGGTCGTCATTCCCCTGGGGCTGATCTTCATCGTCTTTGCGGTCGCCAACCGCCATTTCGTGACGGTGTCGTTCGATCCTTTCAATGCGGCCGATCCGGCGATCGCGGTGAGCATGCCGCTGTTTGCCGTGATCATTACGGTGGCCATTCTGGGGGTCGTGGCCGGCGGCATGGCGACCTGGTTCCGCCAGCGGCACTGGCGCCGGGCGGCGCGCCACCATGAGGCGGATGCCCGTCGTGCCAGGGCGGAAACGGCCGATTTGCGGGCTGCGGCGGCGGTGTCCCGGGGCGATCAGCAGCGGCTTCCGGCGCCCTCTAGTTACGGATTCTATGGGGCCGCCGGGCGAGACAAGCAGGGCGCGACGTTGTAGAACCCGCCCCGTCAGCCCCGGTTCCAGCCGGTTACGGGGCTCGAACTAGGCGCCCGAGAAACCATGTCCCTGCTCGTCAAAATTTGCGGCCTGTCCACGCGCGAGACGCTCGAGGTGGCGCTTGAAGCGGGCGCCGACATGGTGGGGTTCGTGTTCTTTCCGCGGTCGCCGCGCCATCTCAGCCTCGAGACCGCGCGGGAACTCGGCAGGCAGGCCAAGGGCCGCGCCGCCAAAGTGGCGCTATCGGTCGATGCCGACGATGCGACGCTGGAAAACGTCGTCGAGACGCTGCGGCCGGATCTCCTGCAACTGCACGGCAAGGAAACTATCGCGCGGGTGCGCGACATCAAGGCGAAGTTTTCGCTCCCGGTGATGAAGGTGATCGCGGTCGAAACGTCGGCCGATCTCGCCGCGCTGCCGGGCTATGCCGGCGTGGCCGATCGCATCCTGTTCGATGCCCGCGCGCCGAAGGACGCCACGCGGCCCGGCGGGCTGGGCGCGGTGTTCGATTGGCACGTGCTGGAAAAGCTCGACCTCCAACTGCCGTTCATGGTCTCGGGCGGGCTTTCCGCCGCCAACGTGGCAGAGGCGGTCCGCGTCACCCGCGCCGGCGGCTTCGATGTGTCCTCCGGCGTCGAAAGCTCGCCCGGCGTCAAGGATCCCGAGCTGATCCGCAATTTCATTCGCGCCGCGCGCGCCAGCGAAGAACTGATGGTCCGATGAATCCTAACCTGCCCAATTCATTCCGCACCGGCCCCGACGAGCGCGGGCATTTCGGTAATTTCGGCGGCCGCTTTGTCGCGGAAACGCTGATGCCGCTGATCCTCGATCTGGAAAAGGCCTATGCGGCGGCCAAGGCCGATCCGTCATTCCAGACCGAGATGAACGGCTATCTCAAGGACTATGTCGGCCGGCCGTCGCCGCTTTACTTCGCCGAGCGGCTCACCGAGCATCTCGGCGGCGCCAAGATTTATCTGAAGCGCGAAGAGCTGAACCATACCGGCTCGCACAAGGTGAACAACGTGCTCGGCCAGATCATGGTCGCGCGGCGCATGGGCAAGAAGCGCATCATCGCCGAGACCGGCGCCGGCCAGCATGGCGTGGCCACCGCAACGCTGTGCGCGCGCTTTGGTCTGGAATGCGTGGTCTATATGGGCGCGGTGGACGTCGCCCGTCAGGCGCCGAACGTGTTTCGCATGGAGATGCTGGGTGCCAAGGTCGTTCCGGTGCAGTCAGGCACGCGCACGCTGAAGGACGCCATGAACGAGGCGCTGCGCGACTGGGTCACCAACGTGCACAACACCTTCTACTGTATCGGCACCGTGGCAGGCCCGCACCCGTATCCGATGATGGTGCGCGACTTCCAGTCGGTGATCGGCGACGAAACGCGCAAGCAGATGCAGGAGGCCGAAGGGCGGTTGCCGGATTCGCTGGTCGCGTGCATCGGCGGCGGCTCCAACGCGATGGGCCTGTTTCATCCCTTCCTCGACGATCCCTCGGTCGAAATTTTTGGCGTCGAAGCGGCGGGGCACGGGCTGACACAACTCCATGCCGCTTCGATCGCCGGCGGCCGGGCCGGCGTGCTGCACGGCAACCGCACCTATCTGCTGATGGACGATGACGGCCAGATCCAGGATGCGCATTCGATCTCGGCAGGGCTCGACTATCCCGGCATCGGCCCGGAGCATTCCTGGCTGCACGAGACCGGCCGCGTCACCTATCTTTCCGCGACCGACGACGAAGCGCTTGCCGCCTTCATGCTGCTGTCGCGACTGGAAGGCATTCCGCCCGCGCTGGAGTCTGCGCACGCAATCGCCAAGGTTACCGAGCTCGCGCCGAAGCGGCCGAAGGACCATCTGATGGTGGTCAATCTTTCCGGCCGCGGCGACAAGGACATTCCGCAGATCACGGAGATATTGAAAGGCAGGAAGCAGTGACTACCCGTATCGACGCACGCTTTGCCGAGCTCGCAAAAGAAGGCCGCTCGGCTTTCGTAACCTTCCTGATGGCCGGCGATCCCGATCCCGCGACTTCGCTCGACATCATCAAGGCGCTGCCCAAGGCCGGCGCCGACATCATCGAGATCGGCATGCCCTTCACCGATCCGATGGCGGACGGTCCGTCGATCCAGGCTGCGGGCCTGCGCGCGCTCAAGGGCGGCATGACCCTACGGAAGACGCTCGAGATGGTGCGCGGCTTCCGCAAGGAGGACAGCACCACGCCGCTGGTGCTGATGGGCTATTACAATCCGATCTACATTTACGGGGTCGACAAGTTCCTCGCCGATGCCAAGACCGCCGGCGTCGATGGCCTCATCATCGTCGACCTGCCGCCGGAGGAGGACGATGAGCTCTGCATTCCCGCGCTGAAGGCCGGTCTCAACTTCATCCGCCTCGCAACGCCTACCACCGACGACAAGCGTCTGCCCGCCGTGCTCGCGAACACCTCCGGCTTTGTCTACTATGTCTCGATCACCGGGATCACCGGCGCTGCCGCGGCCGATTCGAAGGCCGTCGGCGATGCAGTCGCCCGTATCAAGCGCCACACCAAGCTTCCGGTCTGCGTCGGCTTCGGCATCCGCACCCCGCAGGCGGCGCGCGCGATTGCCGAGAAGGCCAATGGCGCCGTGGTCGGCACCGCCCTGGTCGATGCGTTGCGCGACAGCCTCGACACGCAGGGGCAGGCGACCAGCAAGACGGTGGCCGCGGTGGCCGATCTGGTGGCGTCGCTGGCACAGGGCGTCCGGGGTGCCAAGCAGGCTGCGGAATAAGCCACAATTTGCGTGGAAATAGGCGGGCATGATCCGGAAAAGTGGAGACCGGTTTTCCGAAAAAGATCATGCCAAACTAGGAGGCAGCGGCTTGCCGGGTCCAGGCCAGGCCGCCATATATTCCAGTCAATGCGTTAACCGCATTCGGAGCGAAACATGAATTGGCTCACCAACGTCGTCCGGCCGAAGATCCGCAACATCCTGCGGCGCGAGACGCCGGAGAATTTGTGGATCAAGTGCCCCGATTCCGGACAGCTCGTGTTCTACAAGGACGTCGAGGCCAACCAGTTCGTCATCCCCGGCTCGAACTACCACATGCGCATGGGCGCGGTGGCGCGGCTGAAGTCGATCTTCGACAACGAGACCTGGTACGACATCGCGCTGCCCGAAGTGACGGCCGATCCGCTCAAGTTTCGCGATGAGCGCAAATATGTCGACCGCATCAAGGATGCCCGCGCCAAGACCGGGCTGAACGACGCCATCAAGGTCGGCTACGGCAAGCTGGAAGGCGCCGGCGTCGTCATCGCGGTGCAGGATTTCGATTTCATGGGCGGCTCGCTCGGCATGGCCGCGGGCGAAGCGATCGTGCGCGGGCTCGAACTCGCGCTCGAAAAGAAATCGCCCTTCATCATGTTCGCCGCCTCCGGCGGCGCGCGCATGCAGGAAGGCATCCTGTCGCTGATGCAGATGCCGCGTACGACTGTCGGCGTGCAGATGCTGCGCGAAGCGAAGCTGCCCTACATCGTGGTGCTGACCAATCCGACCACCGGCGGCGTTACCGCGTCCTATGCCATGTTGGGAGACGTCCATATTGCCGAGCCGGGCGCGCTGATCGGCTTCGCCGGCGCGCGCGTGATCGAGCAGACCATCCGCGAGAAGCTGCCGGAAGGATTCCAGCGCGCCGAATATCTGCTCGACCACGGCATGATCGACATGGTGGTGCATCGTCACGAGATGCGTCCGACGCTGGCGCGGCTGTGCCGGATCCTGACCAAATCGCCGCCGCTTGAAACAGCCTCCAAGCCTTCGCCGCAGGTCACGGACCCCGCCCAGATCGTCTCGACGCCGGAAGCCGTGCCGGCCGCGCCCCACGCGTGAACCTGCCGGCCGCCAATCCTCAGCCGCTCGGTGAGTTGATCGCGCGGCTGTCTGCGCTGCATCCAAAGCGCATCGATCTCAGCCTCGATCGCATGCACCGCCTGCTGGCGCGGCTTGATCATCCCGAGCGGACGCTGCCGCCGGTGATCCATATCGCCGGCACCAATGGCAAGGGCTCCACGATCGCCTACTTGCGCGCGATCCTCGAAGCCGCAGGGCTACGCGTCCACGTCTTCACTTCACCTTATCTCGTGCGGATCAACGAATGCTATCGCATCGGCGAGAGCGGCGGCGGACGGCTGGCCGATGATGCCGAGTTGCGCCGGGTGCTGGAGCATTGCGAACAGGTCAACGCAGGCGAGCCGGTCACGATTTTCGAGATGGAAACCGCGGCGGCGTTTTGCCTGTTCGCGGAGCATGACGCCGATGTCGTCTTGCTGGAAACCGGTCTCGGCGGAAGATTGGACGCCACCAACGTCATCGACCGGCCGGTCGCAACCGTCATCACGCCGGTCAGCATGGACCATACCGAGTTTCTCGGTAAATCCCTGACTGCTATTGCAGGTGAAAAGGCCGCCATCATCAAGCGCAGCGCGCCGGTGATTTGCGCGGAGCAGGGGGTGGAGGCGATGTCGGTAATCGAGGCGCAGGCCAATCGCATGCGCGCGCCGCTGCATGCGGCAGGCCAGCAATGGCATGTCGGCGTCGAGCGCGGACGGCTGGTCTATCAGGACGAGCGCGGCCTGATGGACCTTGCGGCGCCAAAACTGTTCGGCCGGCATCAGTTCGACAATGCCGGTCTTGCGATTGCGACGCTGCGGGCAATCGAGGCGTTCAGGATCGGGATGCCGGCATTCGAGGCCGGCATCGTTGGCGCTGAATGGCCGGCGCGGATGCAGCGGCTGGTCGCAGGCGCGCTGGTCGATCAGGGGCCGAAGGGCTGCGAGATCTGGCTCGACGGCGGACACAATGCCGAAGGCGGCCGTGTTGCTGCGGCGGCGCTCGGCGATCTCGAAGAGCGGGTGTCGCGGCCGCTGGTGGTGATCGCGGGCATGATGGCGAACAAGGATGTCGGCGCGTTCCTCGCCAATTTCGCAGGTCTCACGCGCCACATCATGGCGGTGCCGATTCCGGGCCGCGACAACGCGATGCCGCCGGACCGGGTGGCGGATGCGGCCCGCGCGCTCGGCATGCGCGTGGAAAATGCTGCAAGCGTCGAAGCCGCGCTGCACGCACTCTCGCGTCTCGCCTATGAAGTGCCGCCGCGGATTCTGATTACCGGCTCGCTCTATCTTGCCGGCCATGTACTCGCGATCAACGGCACGCCACCAGGCTAGAAATTAAATGACCGCTGGAATTGCTTCCAGCGGCCGCCCGGGAAGAAATAATTGATTGTTTATGGAATTCGCCAGCCCCGGTGTTTGCAAAGACTAACCAACGTGTCTGAAAGCCGCGAGTAGGAACCTGGGTTCCGCAATAGGAAACAAGGATAATGTTGCAGGCTGGTTTCACCCAAATGAGGTAGGTGGCCGCAGCATCGTTGTTGCATTGTGAGACAGAACAGCGGAGCTGTAATCGATATGCGTTTTGCCGTCATTGCCGATGTGCACGGAAACTATCTCGCGCTGGAAGCCGTGCTGGCCGACATCCGCGCGCAGGGCATCAAGGAAATCGTCAATCTCGGCGACATGGCAAGCGGCCCGCTCGACGCGCGGCGCACCATGGACGCGTTGATGGCGCTCGATGCCGTTCACGTGCTCGGCAATCATGATCGCTATCTGATCGATCGACCGCCGGAGAAGATGGGATCATGGGACCGCCCGGCCCATGCGCAACTCGATAAGCGCCATCTCGATTGGTTTCGCGCCGTGCCGAAGACATCAGTGTTTCGCGATCAGGTCTTTCTGTGTCACGCCACGCCCCAGCACGATGAGATCTATTGGCTGGAAAAGGTTTTGCCCGACGGCACGGTGCGGATGTCATCGCTGGATGAGATCGAGCAGCATGCGCTTGGCATCCCGCAATCCCTCATCCTCTGCGCGCACACCCACATTGCGCGCGCGGTCAGGCTTCGCGATGGCCGGTTGATCGTCAATCCCGGCAGCGTCGGCTCACCCGGCTATCGCGACGTCCATCC contains these protein-coding regions:
- the trpA gene encoding tryptophan synthase subunit alpha, yielding MTTRIDARFAELAKEGRSAFVTFLMAGDPDPATSLDIIKALPKAGADIIEIGMPFTDPMADGPSIQAAGLRALKGGMTLRKTLEMVRGFRKEDSTTPLVLMGYYNPIYIYGVDKFLADAKTAGVDGLIIVDLPPEEDDELCIPALKAGLNFIRLATPTTDDKRLPAVLANTSGFVYYVSITGITGAAAADSKAVGDAVARIKRHTKLPVCVGFGIRTPQAARAIAEKANGAVVGTALVDALRDSLDTQGQATSKTVAAVADLVASLAQGVRGAKQAAE
- a CDS encoding phosphoribosylanthranilate isomerase; the encoded protein is MSLLVKICGLSTRETLEVALEAGADMVGFVFFPRSPRHLSLETARELGRQAKGRAAKVALSVDADDATLENVVETLRPDLLQLHGKETIARVRDIKAKFSLPVMKVIAVETSADLAALPGYAGVADRILFDARAPKDATRPGGLGAVFDWHVLEKLDLQLPFMVSGGLSAANVAEAVRVTRAGGFDVSSGVESSPGVKDPELIRNFIRAARASEELMVR
- a CDS encoding lipopolysaccharide assembly protein LapA domain-containing protein; translated protein: MRKFFTALVVIPLGLIFIVFAVANRHFVTVSFDPFNAADPAIAVSMPLFAVIITVAILGVVAGGMATWFRQRHWRRAARHHEADARRARAETADLRAAAAVSRGDQQRLPAPSSYGFYGAAGRDKQGATL
- a CDS encoding integration host factor subunit beta, whose translation is MIKSELVQRIAEHNPHLYQRDVENIVNAILDEIVAALARGDRVELRGFGAFSVKHRPARAGRNPRTGAHVPVDQKSVPFFKTGKEMRERLNRDDSSPEAGA
- the accD gene encoding acetyl-CoA carboxylase, carboxyltransferase subunit beta — translated: MNWLTNVVRPKIRNILRRETPENLWIKCPDSGQLVFYKDVEANQFVIPGSNYHMRMGAVARLKSIFDNETWYDIALPEVTADPLKFRDERKYVDRIKDARAKTGLNDAIKVGYGKLEGAGVVIAVQDFDFMGGSLGMAAGEAIVRGLELALEKKSPFIMFAASGGARMQEGILSLMQMPRTTVGVQMLREAKLPYIVVLTNPTTGGVTASYAMLGDVHIAEPGALIGFAGARVIEQTIREKLPEGFQRAEYLLDHGMIDMVVHRHEMRPTLARLCRILTKSPPLETASKPSPQVTDPAQIVSTPEAVPAAPHA
- a CDS encoding metallophosphoesterase, giving the protein MRFAVIADVHGNYLALEAVLADIRAQGIKEIVNLGDMASGPLDARRTMDALMALDAVHVLGNHDRYLIDRPPEKMGSWDRPAHAQLDKRHLDWFRAVPKTSVFRDQVFLCHATPQHDEIYWLEKVLPDGTVRMSSLDEIEQHALGIPQSLILCAHTHIARAVRLRDGRLIVNPGSVGSPGYRDVHPFPHVIEAGTPDARYAILERTDGVWRVTFRHVPYDHEAMAALARRNGQAELASALATGWIG
- the trpB gene encoding tryptophan synthase subunit beta; this encodes MNPNLPNSFRTGPDERGHFGNFGGRFVAETLMPLILDLEKAYAAAKADPSFQTEMNGYLKDYVGRPSPLYFAERLTEHLGGAKIYLKREELNHTGSHKVNNVLGQIMVARRMGKKRIIAETGAGQHGVATATLCARFGLECVVYMGAVDVARQAPNVFRMEMLGAKVVPVQSGTRTLKDAMNEALRDWVTNVHNTFYCIGTVAGPHPYPMMVRDFQSVIGDETRKQMQEAEGRLPDSLVACIGGGSNAMGLFHPFLDDPSVEIFGVEAAGHGLTQLHAASIAGGRAGVLHGNRTYLLMDDDGQIQDAHSISAGLDYPGIGPEHSWLHETGRVTYLSATDDEALAAFMLLSRLEGIPPALESAHAIAKVTELAPKRPKDHLMVVNLSGRGDKDIPQITEILKGRKQ
- a CDS encoding folylpolyglutamate synthase/dihydrofolate synthase family protein — encoded protein: MNLPAANPQPLGELIARLSALHPKRIDLSLDRMHRLLARLDHPERTLPPVIHIAGTNGKGSTIAYLRAILEAAGLRVHVFTSPYLVRINECYRIGESGGGRLADDAELRRVLEHCEQVNAGEPVTIFEMETAAAFCLFAEHDADVVLLETGLGGRLDATNVIDRPVATVITPVSMDHTEFLGKSLTAIAGEKAAIIKRSAPVICAEQGVEAMSVIEAQANRMRAPLHAAGQQWHVGVERGRLVYQDERGLMDLAAPKLFGRHQFDNAGLAIATLRAIEAFRIGMPAFEAGIVGAEWPARMQRLVAGALVDQGPKGCEIWLDGGHNAEGGRVAAAALGDLEERVSRPLVVIAGMMANKDVGAFLANFAGLTRHIMAVPIPGRDNAMPPDRVADAARALGMRVENAASVEAALHALSRLAYEVPPRILITGSLYLAGHVLAINGTPPG
- the sppA gene encoding signal peptide peptidase SppA, whose protein sequence is MSLDSDVIVDRRRIRRKLTFWRVVASLVAIAAIVTVGVLATRSGPAALTASGSIARVNIEGLIRSDQQRVEALERLEKSSHVAVIVHINSPGGTTAGSEQLYDSLVRLKAKKPLVVVVEGLAASGGYITALAADHIVARQSSLVGSIGVLFQFPNFTELMKTVGVKVEEVKSSPLKAAPNGFEPTSPEARAALDALVKDSYAWFRGLVKDRRGMDEALLEKVADGRVFTGRQAVELKLVDQLGDEKSAVAWLVAEKKIKSDLPVRDFKLTPQFGDLTFLRAAASIAFDALGLSSIARQIEQAGVAQAVDQLSLDGMLALWRPAAAN